One Streptomyces sp. NBC_00223 genomic window carries:
- a CDS encoding AMP-binding protein, with the protein MPSPRLYDALAAHARDRPHSVALVLGGQRTTYRRLVDLAGELSAALDRLDLDRGRPLCVPAHKTPETIALLIGAFRAGYAVLVPSPGLGSAALGTLTAQARCSAVLTVDGTGALHHDDIARDEEAARGFDAVDPAASPLLLTTSGSTGTPKIVPIMADAFDRFADWATGHFGLTGQDTLLSYAPLNFDLSLLDVWTGLRLGAGVVLVEQDAGADAGYLRGLVAEHEVTFVQGVPMLFRLLTQDDIPYPRVRTVIFTGDAMPPPLLARLGAAFPGARFHNVFGCTETNDSFIQDVDPGAAEGKTPIGRPLPGVRALLLDDEGKILDGPGTGELLVTTPFQTSGYLQRGRNEGVFVPAPDGGPEVFYRTGDIVSRDAEGLHRLDGRTDFQVKVRGVRTNVQEIENVLAAHPDVSEAAVVALPDPEAGYRLHAQVTRRPGTALTSLRLRTHSAAHLPRHAIPSSVQVSDAPLPRTATGKPDRDLIKALRQKGHRP; encoded by the coding sequence GTGCCATCACCACGTCTCTATGACGCGTTGGCCGCGCATGCGCGGGATCGGCCCCACTCCGTGGCCCTGGTACTGGGCGGGCAGCGGACGACGTACCGCCGGCTCGTCGACCTCGCCGGGGAGCTGTCCGCCGCGCTGGACCGCCTGGACCTCGACCGCGGCCGCCCGCTGTGCGTACCCGCGCACAAGACACCGGAGACGATCGCCCTGCTCATCGGGGCCTTCCGGGCGGGCTACGCCGTCCTTGTCCCTTCTCCCGGGCTGGGCAGCGCGGCTCTGGGAACGCTCACCGCGCAGGCCCGTTGCTCCGCCGTCCTCACCGTCGACGGCACGGGCGCGCTGCACCACGACGACATCGCACGGGACGAGGAGGCGGCTCGCGGATTCGACGCCGTCGACCCCGCCGCCTCGCCTCTGCTGCTCACCACCTCCGGATCCACCGGAACGCCGAAGATCGTGCCCATCATGGCCGACGCCTTCGACCGGTTCGCCGACTGGGCCACCGGACACTTCGGTCTCACCGGGCAGGACACGCTGCTCAGTTACGCCCCGCTCAACTTCGACCTCTCCCTGCTCGACGTCTGGACCGGGCTGCGGCTCGGCGCCGGCGTCGTGCTCGTCGAGCAGGACGCCGGCGCCGACGCCGGCTACCTGCGCGGCCTGGTCGCGGAGCACGAAGTCACCTTCGTGCAGGGCGTACCCATGCTGTTCCGGCTGCTCACCCAGGACGACATCCCGTACCCGCGCGTCCGCACGGTGATCTTCACCGGTGACGCGATGCCGCCCCCGCTGCTGGCCCGGCTCGGCGCGGCCTTCCCCGGTGCCCGCTTCCACAACGTCTTCGGCTGCACCGAGACCAACGACAGCTTCATCCAGGACGTCGACCCCGGGGCGGCGGAGGGGAAGACTCCGATCGGCCGCCCGCTGCCCGGCGTACGGGCCCTGCTCCTCGACGACGAGGGGAAGATCCTCGACGGGCCCGGCACCGGTGAACTTCTCGTGACGACCCCGTTCCAGACCTCCGGATACCTGCAACGCGGGCGCAACGAGGGCGTGTTCGTCCCCGCGCCCGACGGCGGGCCCGAGGTCTTCTACCGCACCGGCGACATCGTCTCCCGGGACGCCGAGGGCCTGCACCGGCTCGACGGCCGGACCGACTTCCAGGTCAAGGTCCGCGGCGTGCGCACCAACGTCCAGGAGATCGAGAACGTCCTGGCCGCCCATCCGGACGTCTCCGAGGCAGCCGTGGTGGCCCTCCCCGACCCGGAGGCCGGTTACCGGCTGCACGCGCAGGTGACCCGGCGGCCCGGCACCGCGCTCACCTCCCTGCGGCTGCGCACCCACAGTGCCGCGCATCTGCCCCGGCACGCCATTCCCTCTTCGGTCCAGGTGAGCGACGCACCCCTGCCGCGCACCGCGACCGGAAAGCCCGACCGCGACCTCATCAAGGCGCTACGCCAGAAGGGACATCGCCCATGA
- a CDS encoding ectoine synthase produces the protein MIVRSTSDVTPVEWGNGTSHRLLTEADNMGFTVCETLVRRGTSSALQYRQHLEACYCVGGSGEVITKDGTRFKLTDGTIYALNENDAHHLVASDDEDLRLISVFSPALRGDEKHTLSSDGFSQY, from the coding sequence GTGATCGTGCGAAGCACCAGTGATGTCACCCCCGTGGAGTGGGGCAACGGCACCAGCCACCGTCTACTGACCGAGGCCGACAACATGGGCTTCACCGTGTGCGAGACCCTGGTCCGCAGGGGCACCTCGAGCGCGTTGCAGTACCGGCAGCACCTGGAGGCGTGCTACTGCGTCGGTGGGTCCGGCGAGGTCATCACCAAGGACGGAACGCGCTTCAAGTTAACGGACGGAACCATCTACGCCCTCAACGAGAACGACGCGCATCACCTCGTGGCGTCGGACGACGAGGATCTGAGACTGATATCCGTCTTCAGCCCGGCCCTGCGCGGAGACGAGAAGCACACGCTGTCCTCCGACGGCTTCTCCCAGTACTGA
- a CDS encoding acyl carrier protein has product MSILQDEIRGYVVAEFLDGEETADLTTEFDLIDSGIVDSLGLVRIVSHLSRAYAIPVDDIPLKPENFRSIGAIVAFIEDATRATL; this is encoded by the coding sequence ATGAGCATTCTGCAGGACGAGATCCGCGGCTATGTCGTCGCCGAATTCCTCGACGGAGAGGAAACCGCCGACCTGACCACCGAATTCGACCTGATCGACAGCGGAATCGTCGACAGCCTCGGACTGGTCAGGATCGTCTCGCACCTCTCCCGTGCCTACGCCATCCCCGTCGACGACATCCCGCTGAAGCCGGAGAACTTCCGCAGCATCGGGGCCATTGTCGCCTTCATCGAAGACGCGACCCGGGCCACTCTCTGA